One stretch of Rhizobium rhizoryzae DNA includes these proteins:
- a CDS encoding GGDEF domain-containing protein, producing MDAMTGMLLWAAEALTLAFLLIAAWLHNRSHTVMGLWGLGFACHGIGVCLVGLRGIIPDFTSIVLGNELILLGIACWGLGVCVYDGVKVRVWLLVPALLYPIVVCLPQIYPYFWLRSALIQWASAAGYLILAYLLLTGQRPVPYVRRVFALVACCQSLIMINMGVQVLVSKPVAFAQMPNLLMSSVGNIICLLAGLMLGARMLMVKSEERLERAAVTDPLTGVLNRRGFLQRFDIVRQHVASQRTQLALILFDLDNFKQINDQSGHMTGDRVLAEFCATAQSCIGLRGEFGRMGGEEFACVVPIGSRAEAVGLAEAIRLTFMRQQIATEQGTLLSATASAGIAIAGGPIPIILDEMLSRADKALYFAKNAGRNRTALHDGLNISCVTNQRGEDARSGKPLQLNTAISLSHRTAGAQ from the coding sequence ATGGATGCGATGACAGGCATGCTTCTGTGGGCAGCAGAAGCGCTTACGCTCGCGTTTTTACTGATCGCAGCATGGCTGCACAATCGAAGCCACACCGTCATGGGGCTGTGGGGACTCGGTTTTGCCTGTCATGGGATTGGCGTATGTCTCGTCGGCCTGCGTGGTATCATACCGGACTTCACGTCCATCGTTCTCGGCAACGAGCTGATTCTTCTCGGCATTGCCTGCTGGGGACTAGGCGTTTGCGTCTACGACGGAGTCAAGGTGCGGGTGTGGCTCCTCGTTCCTGCTTTGCTCTATCCGATTGTCGTATGCTTGCCGCAAATCTATCCGTACTTCTGGCTACGATCGGCGCTGATACAATGGGCTTCGGCCGCAGGATACCTGATACTTGCCTATCTCCTTCTCACTGGCCAGAGGCCAGTTCCTTACGTGCGGCGTGTGTTCGCGCTGGTCGCTTGTTGCCAGTCGCTGATCATGATCAACATGGGCGTCCAGGTTCTGGTCAGCAAGCCGGTCGCCTTCGCGCAGATGCCCAACCTGCTTATGTCTTCGGTGGGCAATATCATATGTCTGTTGGCGGGGCTGATGCTCGGGGCGAGAATGTTGATGGTGAAATCCGAGGAGCGACTTGAAAGAGCTGCTGTCACCGATCCTCTCACGGGCGTTTTGAACCGACGCGGCTTCCTGCAGCGCTTTGACATAGTGCGGCAACACGTTGCCAGCCAACGCACTCAACTCGCACTCATCCTGTTTGACCTCGATAATTTCAAACAGATCAACGACCAAAGCGGTCATATGACAGGTGATCGGGTGCTGGCCGAGTTTTGCGCCACCGCCCAATCGTGCATAGGTCTGCGAGGCGAGTTTGGGCGAATGGGCGGTGAGGAATTCGCCTGTGTCGTGCCAATTGGAAGTCGTGCGGAGGCAGTAGGCCTGGCGGAAGCGATTCGCCTGACCTTCATGAGACAGCAGATTGCAACGGAACAAGGGACTCTTCTATCTGCGACGGCCAGCGCAGGCATTGCAATTGCTGGCGGGCCGATTCCAATTATCCTGGACGAAATGCTGTCCCGCGCCGACAAGGCGCTCTATTTTGCCAAGAATGCCGGACGAAACCGGACTGCGCTGCACGATGGCCTGAATATTTCCTGCGTCACGAATCAACGCGGAGAGGACGCAAGATCCGGCAAACCACTTCAACTGAATACCGCAATATCGCTCTCTCACCGTACCGCAGGCGCTCAATGA